The following proteins come from a genomic window of Microbacterium lemovicicum:
- a CDS encoding rhomboid family intramembrane serine protease — MTTDEFRRNSDNFCYRHPDRQSFVLCQRCLRTICPECQTQAAVGVICPECLRDQQRAQTPAQAKAQRRWQRSTVRPVAVRDGRPVMTYGIIAVTVVLFVTQLIPNSPTLQLFAFNSLFVLPGGPAPFEPWRLLTVLVTHSGFWHVGLNMLALFMIGGSLEPLLGRWRFLALYLISGLGGSVAVALLAPATTVVGASGAIFGMFGALLVIGRHVGANITGIAIVIGINLAISFVPLLIGLFGGAVSGPQISWQAHVGGLAVGALIGLIFARTRSARRRGLQVGLLATTTVGLLALLLLPPVIYG, encoded by the coding sequence ATGACGACTGACGAGTTCCGTCGCAACAGCGACAACTTCTGCTACCGGCATCCTGACCGGCAGAGCTTCGTCCTGTGTCAGCGGTGCCTCCGGACGATCTGTCCGGAGTGCCAGACGCAGGCGGCCGTCGGCGTCATCTGCCCGGAGTGCCTGCGCGACCAGCAGCGCGCGCAGACCCCCGCCCAGGCGAAGGCGCAGCGTCGCTGGCAGCGCTCCACCGTGCGGCCCGTCGCCGTGCGCGACGGCCGTCCGGTGATGACGTACGGCATCATCGCGGTGACGGTGGTGCTGTTCGTCACGCAGCTGATCCCGAACTCGCCGACGCTGCAGCTGTTCGCCTTCAACAGCCTGTTCGTCCTCCCGGGCGGCCCCGCGCCGTTCGAGCCCTGGCGACTGCTCACCGTGCTCGTCACCCACAGCGGCTTCTGGCACGTGGGCCTGAACATGCTCGCGCTGTTCATGATCGGCGGAAGCCTCGAGCCCCTGCTCGGGCGGTGGCGCTTCCTCGCTCTCTACCTGATCAGCGGCCTCGGCGGCTCGGTCGCGGTGGCCCTTCTCGCGCCCGCGACGACGGTGGTCGGCGCGTCGGGTGCGATCTTCGGCATGTTCGGCGCCCTGCTGGTGATCGGCCGGCACGTCGGCGCGAACATCACCGGCATCGCGATCGTGATCGGCATCAACCTGGCCATCTCGTTCGTGCCGCTGCTGATCGGACTGTTCGGCGGTGCGGTGTCGGGCCCGCAGATCTCGTGGCAGGCGCACGTCGGCGGACTCGCGGTCGGGGCGCTGATCGGGCTGATCTTCGCCCGCACGAGATCGGCGCGACGGCGGGGCCTTCAGGTCGGCCTCCTGGCGACGACGACGGTCGGGCTGCTCGCCCTGCTGCTGCTGCCGCCGGTCATCTACGGCTGA
- a CDS encoding cell division protein CrgA, whose translation MARSGRDDALVDRSEGEAAPNPVWFKPIMIGLMLLGLVWVLVFYLSGMLFPIPGIGPWNLVIGFGIAFVGFLMTTRWR comes from the coding sequence ATGGCACGATCTGGCAGAGACGATGCGCTCGTCGACCGCAGCGAGGGCGAAGCAGCACCCAACCCGGTCTGGTTCAAGCCGATCATGATCGGACTCATGCTGCTCGGACTCGTCTGGGTTCTGGTGTTCTACCTGAGCGGCATGCTGTTCCCGATCCCCGGCATCGGCCCCTGGAACCTCGTGATCGGTTTCGGCATCGCCTTCGTCGGGTTCCTCATGACCACGCGCTGGCGGTAA
- a CDS encoding class E sortase: MAAAVDEGALRRRGRRPRHRVTFFGVVGELLITLGVVTLLYVSWQLWIGDILIGSQMKDEAQSLSQQWAEEPVAPLPSATGGTTPAAPPATADPPALPEPAAGQEFGVVWIPRFGPDFSFRLAGGVDTAVTLDPIGIGHYPETAMPGQMGNFAVAGHRGSHGAPFQDLPSLRIGDAVVIETQEGWFTYRFRNLEYVRPSAVDVLLPVPQVSDIATDGRYITMTTCSPRYGSSERAIAYGVFESFTPRSSGAPVALTEGAAA, from the coding sequence GTGGCAGCAGCAGTGGACGAGGGCGCGCTCCGGCGTCGCGGTCGTCGGCCGCGACACCGTGTCACTTTCTTCGGAGTGGTCGGCGAGCTGCTCATCACCCTCGGCGTCGTCACACTCCTCTACGTCAGCTGGCAGCTGTGGATCGGTGACATCCTCATCGGATCGCAGATGAAGGACGAGGCGCAGTCGCTCTCGCAGCAGTGGGCGGAGGAGCCCGTGGCTCCCCTGCCGTCGGCGACGGGCGGGACGACGCCGGCGGCACCGCCCGCCACCGCCGACCCCCCCGCGCTTCCGGAGCCGGCAGCGGGTCAGGAGTTCGGCGTCGTGTGGATCCCGCGCTTCGGCCCCGACTTCAGCTTCCGGCTCGCGGGCGGAGTCGACACCGCCGTGACGCTCGACCCGATCGGCATCGGTCACTATCCCGAGACGGCGATGCCGGGGCAGATGGGCAACTTCGCCGTCGCCGGCCACCGGGGCAGCCACGGCGCTCCCTTCCAGGACCTCCCGTCTCTGCGCATCGGCGACGCCGTCGTCATCGAAACGCAGGAGGGCTGGTTCACGTACCGCTTCCGCAACCTCGAGTACGTCCGGCCGAGCGCCGTCGACGTGCTGCTCCCCGTGCCGCAGGTCTCCGACATCGCGACCGACGGCAGGTACATCACGATGACGACGTGCAGCCCGCGCTACGGCTCGTCGGAGCGCGCCATCGCGTACGGCGTCTTCGAGTCGTTCACGCCGCGCTCCTCCGGTGCGCCCGTCGCGCTGACCGAGGGGGCCGCCGCCTGA
- a CDS encoding anthranilate synthase component II, with the protein MTAPRPRVLVVDNHDSFVHTLVGYLRELGADTDMVEADAIDPQGTDAALRPYGAVLVSPGPGTPARAGASVQVVRAAASRGIPLLGVCLGHQALAEAFGATVAHAPELMHGMTSPVRHGDDALYAGLPDPFTATRYHSLAVVPETVPDDLVVTARTADGVIMGLRHRELPLQGVQFHPESVLTEGGYRLLGNWLEGVGVAGAAEKGATLRPHR; encoded by the coding sequence GTGACCGCGCCGCGCCCCCGCGTGCTCGTGGTCGACAACCATGACAGCTTCGTCCACACCCTCGTCGGCTACCTGCGCGAGCTCGGGGCCGACACCGACATGGTCGAGGCCGACGCGATCGATCCCCAGGGGACGGATGCTGCGCTCCGCCCCTACGGTGCGGTGCTCGTGTCGCCCGGACCGGGTACACCGGCCCGGGCGGGTGCGTCGGTGCAGGTCGTCCGCGCGGCGGCGAGCCGCGGCATCCCGCTCCTGGGCGTCTGCCTCGGACACCAGGCGCTCGCCGAGGCGTTCGGAGCCACGGTCGCGCACGCGCCGGAGCTCATGCACGGGATGACCTCACCGGTGCGCCATGGGGACGACGCGCTCTACGCCGGCCTGCCCGACCCCTTCACCGCGACCCGCTACCACTCGCTCGCGGTGGTGCCCGAGACGGTGCCCGACGACCTCGTCGTGACCGCGCGGACGGCCGACGGCGTGATCATGGGCCTCCGCCACCGCGAGTTGCCGCTGCAGGGCGTGCAGTTCCACCCCGAGAGCGTGCTCACCGAGGGCGGCTACCGGCTTCTCGGCAATTGGCTCGAGGGCGTCGGCGTGGCGGGTGCCGCCGAGAAGGGTGCGACGCTCCGTCCGCACCGCTGA